One Streptomyces sp. NBC_01237 genomic region harbors:
- a CDS encoding LacI family DNA-binding transcriptional regulator, producing the protein MGVSLKDVAQRAGVSIKTVSNVVNNYQHVTPKMRAKVQQAIDELGYRPNLTARHLRKGRTGIIALAVPEFGNPYFAELAGAVVDAAARHDYTVLVDHTAGLREKELLVSQGFRSHVIDGLILSPIHLETEDLMARTETAPLVLLGEREYEAPYDHIAIDNVAASREAVRHLIDNGHRRIAFLGSRTGRERQPAHLRLRGWREELVAAGIEPDESLVVVTDGYGREDGAAAMASLLDRGERPDAVFAYNDLIAVGAMRTITERRLAVPADIAVVGFDDIEESRYGTTTLTTIAPDKEAIARLAVDSLVERLTGDPVSEPRRPRPGYRLIVRESTAPRTGPDPLGS; encoded by the coding sequence GTGGGCGTCAGCCTCAAGGACGTTGCGCAACGGGCGGGCGTGTCCATCAAGACCGTGTCGAACGTGGTGAACAACTATCAGCACGTCACACCCAAGATGCGGGCCAAGGTGCAGCAGGCGATCGACGAGCTCGGCTACCGGCCGAACCTCACCGCCCGCCATCTGCGCAAGGGCCGCACCGGCATCATCGCCCTCGCGGTGCCCGAGTTCGGCAACCCGTACTTCGCGGAACTGGCCGGAGCCGTCGTCGACGCGGCCGCCCGGCACGACTACACCGTGCTGGTCGACCACACGGCGGGCCTCCGGGAGAAGGAACTGCTGGTCAGTCAGGGATTCCGGTCCCATGTGATCGACGGCCTCATCCTCAGCCCCATCCACCTGGAGACGGAGGACCTGATGGCGCGCACCGAGACGGCACCGCTGGTCCTGCTGGGGGAGCGCGAGTACGAGGCCCCGTACGACCACATCGCCATCGACAACGTGGCCGCGTCCCGCGAGGCCGTACGCCACCTGATCGACAACGGGCACCGCCGGATCGCGTTCCTCGGCTCGCGCACCGGCCGCGAACGCCAGCCCGCCCACCTGCGGCTGCGGGGCTGGCGCGAGGAACTGGTGGCTGCGGGCATCGAGCCGGACGAGTCCCTGGTCGTGGTCACCGACGGCTACGGACGCGAGGACGGGGCCGCGGCCATGGCCTCCCTCCTCGACCGGGGCGAGCGGCCCGACGCGGTGTTCGCCTACAACGACCTCATCGCGGTCGGGGCCATGCGCACGATCACGGAGCGCCGGCTCGCGGTCCCGGCCGACATCGCCGTCGTCGGCTTCGACGACATCGAGGAGAGCCGGTACGGCACGACCACCCTCACCACCATCGCCCCCGACAAGGAAGCCATCGCCCGGCTCGCCGTGGACAGCCTCGTGGAACGCCTCACGGGGGACCCGGTGTCCGAGCCCCGGCGGCCACGCCCCGGATACCGCCTCATCGTCCGCGAATCCACCGCGCCCCGAACCGGCCCCGACCCCCTCGGCTCGTAG
- a CDS encoding ABC transporter substrate-binding protein, producing the protein MMIQRRSRTLAAACLLAATATLAAAGCAKSETTSSAGSDSGQGAQAAESPESSSGSGCSLQTYGAPKLDLKDAVVGFSQSEKEANPFRIAETQSIKDEAKKVGVRKLLTTNAQSQLSKQISDIQDMLSQGAQFLIVAPLNSDGLEPALKAAAAKKVPVLTVDRKVNSTACKDYVAFLGSDFVEQGKRAADAMIKATGGKGKVAILLGASGNNVTTDRTKGFVDRIKAEAPGIEIVARQTGEFARDKGQQVMEQLIQSKPDITAVYAENDEMGLGAVTALKAAGKKPGKDVKIVSVDGTRNAVQALVNGEYNAVIESNPRFGPLAFATAQKFYGGEEIPENVIITDRAYDESNAGASLGGAY; encoded by the coding sequence ATGATGATCCAGCGCCGATCCCGTACCCTCGCCGCGGCCTGCCTGCTCGCGGCCACCGCCACCCTGGCCGCCGCCGGCTGCGCCAAGTCGGAGACCACGAGCAGCGCGGGTTCCGACAGCGGCCAGGGCGCCCAGGCGGCCGAGTCCCCCGAAAGCAGCTCCGGTTCGGGCTGTTCGCTACAGACCTACGGCGCGCCGAAGCTGGACCTCAAGGACGCGGTGGTCGGCTTCTCCCAGTCGGAGAAGGAGGCCAACCCGTTCCGGATCGCCGAGACCCAGTCCATCAAGGACGAGGCCAAGAAGGTCGGCGTCAGGAAACTGCTCACCACCAACGCGCAGTCGCAGCTCTCCAAGCAGATCAGTGACATCCAGGACATGCTGTCGCAGGGCGCCCAGTTCCTCATCGTCGCCCCGCTGAACTCGGACGGCCTGGAACCCGCCCTGAAGGCCGCCGCCGCCAAGAAGGTGCCCGTCCTCACCGTCGACCGCAAGGTCAACTCCACTGCCTGCAAGGACTATGTGGCCTTCCTCGGCTCCGACTTCGTCGAGCAGGGCAAGCGCGCCGCCGACGCGATGATCAAGGCGACCGGAGGCAAGGGCAAGGTCGCCATCCTCCTCGGTGCCTCCGGCAACAACGTCACCACCGACCGGACCAAGGGCTTCGTCGACCGGATCAAGGCCGAGGCGCCGGGCATCGAGATCGTCGCCCGGCAGACCGGCGAGTTCGCCCGGGACAAGGGTCAGCAGGTCATGGAGCAGCTCATCCAGTCCAAGCCCGACATCACCGCCGTCTACGCGGAGAACGACGAGATGGGCCTCGGTGCCGTCACCGCGCTCAAGGCCGCCGGGAAGAAGCCGGGCAAGGACGTCAAGATCGTCTCGGTCGACGGCACCCGCAACGCGGTGCAGGCACTGGTCAACGGCGAATACAACGCCGTCATCGAGTCCAATCCGCGCTTCGGGCCGCTGGCCTTCGCGACCGCGCAGAAGTTCTACGGCGGCGAGGAGATCCCGGAGAACGTGATCATCACCGACCGCGCGTACGACGAGTCCAACGCCGGGGCCTCCCTCGGCGGCGCGTACTGA
- a CDS encoding sugar ABC transporter ATP-binding protein has translation MAPPEAVPEPSQAPAGPVAAAPAEAPAADGAPTATAGPTAGGTAELPVGTVLEARSVSKRFPGVVALDDVSFALRAGETHALVGENGAGKSTLIKVLTGAYRPDGGELRMAGSPVRFARPSEAQQAGISTIYQEVNLVPLMSVARNIFLGREPKNRLGLIDFARMHRETTELLDGFGVRLDPRRPLHTLGIGTQQMVALARAVSVRAQVVIMDEPTSSLEPREVETLFRVIANLRGQGIAVLYVSHRMDELYRVCDRVTVLRDGRHIHTGDLADLDRMQLVSMMLGRDMAEVRRSGVTGFAAEGHDAARTPVLTATGLTSRHQLHDISLSLYAGEVLGLGGLLGSGRSETAKALSGALGLDAGDVSVDGLRLSRLTPAAAIRAGISRLPEDRKADGIVPGLSVRENIVLAAMPRLSRAGVISRARQDRIVDIFMKRLRIKASSPEQKVGELSGGNQQKVLLARWLCLEPKVLLLDEPTRGIDVGAKAEVQSLIDDLAREGLAVLLISSDIEELVEGADRVVVLRGGSVAGELAGDDVAESRLLAVLADHTPEPPRGKTPAAQEDPR, from the coding sequence ATGGCACCACCCGAAGCAGTACCCGAGCCGTCGCAGGCCCCCGCCGGGCCCGTCGCGGCCGCCCCTGCCGAAGCCCCGGCAGCCGACGGAGCCCCTACGGCCACTGCGGGCCCCACAGCAGGCGGAACCGCGGAACTTCCGGTCGGCACCGTGCTGGAGGCCCGCTCGGTGAGCAAGCGGTTCCCGGGGGTCGTCGCCCTCGACGACGTCTCCTTCGCCCTGCGCGCCGGGGAGACCCATGCGCTGGTCGGTGAGAACGGCGCCGGGAAATCCACCCTCATCAAGGTGCTGACCGGGGCGTACCGGCCCGACGGGGGCGAACTGCGGATGGCCGGATCCCCGGTCCGCTTCGCCCGGCCGTCCGAGGCCCAGCAGGCCGGGATCTCCACCATCTACCAGGAGGTGAACCTCGTCCCGCTGATGAGCGTGGCACGCAACATCTTCCTCGGCCGCGAGCCCAAGAACCGCCTCGGGCTCATCGACTTCGCCCGGATGCACCGCGAGACGACCGAACTCCTCGACGGCTTCGGCGTCCGCCTCGATCCCCGAAGGCCCCTGCACACCCTGGGAATCGGCACCCAGCAGATGGTCGCGCTGGCCCGTGCCGTCTCCGTCCGCGCCCAGGTCGTCATCATGGACGAACCCACCTCCTCCCTCGAACCGCGCGAGGTGGAGACGCTCTTCCGGGTCATCGCGAACCTGCGCGGCCAGGGCATCGCGGTCCTCTACGTCAGCCATCGCATGGACGAGCTGTACCGCGTCTGCGACCGCGTCACCGTGCTCCGCGACGGCCGCCACATCCATACGGGCGACCTCGCGGACCTGGACCGGATGCAACTGGTGTCGATGATGCTCGGCCGCGACATGGCCGAGGTGCGACGCTCCGGGGTCACCGGCTTCGCCGCCGAGGGACACGACGCGGCCCGTACCCCCGTGCTCACCGCCACGGGACTCACCAGCCGCCACCAACTCCACGACATATCACTGTCCTTGTACGCCGGCGAGGTGCTCGGACTCGGCGGGCTCCTCGGCTCCGGTCGCAGCGAGACGGCCAAGGCCCTGTCCGGCGCCCTCGGCCTGGACGCCGGAGACGTGAGCGTCGACGGCCTCCGGCTGAGCCGCCTCACCCCGGCGGCCGCGATCCGGGCGGGCATCAGCCGGCTGCCCGAGGACCGCAAGGCCGACGGGATCGTCCCCGGCCTCTCCGTCCGCGAGAACATCGTGCTGGCGGCCATGCCCCGCCTCTCCCGTGCCGGTGTCATCTCCCGGGCCAGACAGGACCGCATCGTCGACATCTTCATGAAGCGCCTGCGGATCAAGGCGTCCAGCCCCGAGCAGAAGGTCGGTGAGCTGTCCGGCGGCAACCAGCAGAAGGTGCTGCTGGCCCGCTGGCTCTGCCTGGAACCCAAGGTCCTGCTGCTGGACGAACCCACCCGGGGCATCGATGTCGGCGCCAAGGCCGAGGTCCAGAGCCTCATCGACGACCTGGCCCGTGAGGGCCTGGCGGTCCTGCTCATCTCCTCCGACATCGAGGAACTCGTCGAGGGCGCCGACCGCGTCGTCGTGCTGCGCGGGGGCTCCGTCGCGGGCGAACTGGCGGGCGACGACGTGGCGGAGAGCCGCCTGCTCGCCGTACTCGCCGACCACACACCGGAGCCGCCCCGAGGGAAGACCCCGGCCGCTCAGGAGGACCCCCGATGA
- a CDS encoding ABC transporter permease, which yields MTTPATLSPPTEPANPLARLRDPAWYQEYGVYAAVVVVLLFNALFTEHFMTADNLRTQLVQVAPIVIVALGMALVIGTEGIDLSVGSTMALATALLPLYLGYGLVPALVVAMLAGAVVGVINGSLVSLVGLQPIVATLALFVGGRGLALVLADGRLKQIVNPDLLALGTGSFLGIPLVVLIAGALAVAVAFLVHRTTFGRRLVAIGGNRSAATLAGLPVTRVLIGVYVLCGVLAALAGILATARLTASDPSSLGTLMELSAITAVVVGGTPLGGGSIRVLGTVAGALLMQLLRATLVKHDLPDSTAQIAQAAIIIAAVYVARERRSR from the coding sequence ATGACCACCCCCGCCACGCTCTCCCCGCCCACGGAACCCGCGAACCCACTGGCGCGGCTGCGCGACCCCGCCTGGTACCAGGAGTACGGCGTGTACGCGGCCGTCGTCGTGGTGCTGCTCTTCAACGCCCTGTTCACCGAACACTTCATGACCGCCGACAACCTGCGTACCCAGCTCGTCCAGGTCGCTCCCATCGTGATCGTCGCCCTGGGCATGGCCCTGGTCATCGGCACCGAGGGCATCGACCTGTCCGTCGGCTCCACCATGGCCCTGGCCACGGCGCTCCTGCCGCTCTACCTCGGATACGGGCTCGTGCCCGCGCTCGTCGTCGCGATGCTGGCGGGCGCGGTCGTCGGCGTGATCAACGGAAGCCTGGTCTCCCTCGTCGGGCTCCAGCCCATCGTCGCCACACTCGCGCTGTTCGTCGGCGGCCGGGGCCTGGCCCTGGTCCTGGCCGACGGCCGGCTCAAGCAGATCGTCAACCCGGACCTGCTCGCCCTGGGAACCGGTTCGTTCCTCGGCATCCCGCTGGTCGTGCTGATCGCGGGCGCGCTCGCCGTAGCCGTCGCGTTCCTGGTCCACCGCACCACCTTCGGCCGACGGCTCGTCGCCATCGGCGGCAACCGCTCGGCGGCCACCCTGGCCGGACTGCCCGTCACCCGTGTACTCATCGGCGTGTACGTGCTCTGCGGAGTGCTGGCCGCGCTGGCCGGCATCCTCGCCACCGCGAGGCTCACCGCCAGCGACCCGTCCTCGCTGGGCACCCTGATGGAACTGTCCGCCATCACCGCCGTCGTGGTCGGCGGCACACCGCTCGGCGGTGGCTCCATCCGGGTGCTCGGCACCGTGGCGGGCGCCCTGCTGATGCAGCTGCTGCGCGCCACGCTCGTCAAGCACGACCTGCCCGACTCCACCGCACAGATCGCCCAGGCGGCCATCATCATCGCCGCCGTCTACGTCGCCCGGGAGCGTCGGTCCCGATGA
- a CDS encoding aldose epimerase family protein — protein MPRPTAHRTPFGSAHGHTEADLWTLDSGTGVRAEVLTYGGVLHSLTVPDTAGRPGHIVRSLTGIDDYTGENPYFGAVVGRYANRIAHGRFTLDGTTHHIPVNDRGHALHGGPDGFHTKVWRATARVTRTAAALRLTLRSPDGDMGFPGALDAAVTYTLDATGTLALDYTATTDRPTVVNLTNHAYLNLGGGDILGHTLEVDADHYLPIDPDGIPEGPAAPVRGTPFDLTAPRRVGERIALPHEQLRLEGGFDHCWILRDPDADPEPDQDAEQDAGPEPGPDPAAGPRHPGSLRRAARLTAPDAARTLEIWTTEPGIQVYTANQLDGTFTDARGRRHGRHGSVCLETQHLPDSPNRPAHPSTVLRPGDTMRSRTEWRFPHLTGAPGNARAD, from the coding sequence ATGCCCCGCCCCACCGCGCACCGCACACCGTTCGGCTCCGCCCACGGGCATACGGAGGCCGACCTCTGGACCCTCGACTCCGGTACGGGGGTCCGGGCCGAAGTCCTCACCTACGGCGGCGTCCTGCACAGCCTCACCGTGCCGGACACCGCCGGGCGCCCCGGTCACATCGTCCGGTCGCTCACCGGGATCGACGACTACACCGGAGAGAACCCCTACTTCGGTGCCGTCGTCGGACGCTACGCCAACCGCATCGCGCACGGCCGCTTCACCCTCGACGGCACCACGCACCACATTCCCGTCAACGACCGCGGCCACGCGCTGCACGGTGGCCCCGACGGCTTCCACACCAAGGTGTGGCGGGCCACCGCCCGGGTCACCCGCACCGCCGCGGCCCTGCGGCTCACCCTGCGCAGTCCCGACGGCGACATGGGCTTTCCCGGTGCGCTGGACGCCGCCGTGACCTACACCCTCGACGCCACCGGCACCCTCGCCCTCGACTACACCGCGACCACCGACCGTCCCACGGTCGTCAACCTCACCAACCACGCCTACCTCAACCTGGGCGGCGGCGACATCCTCGGCCACACGCTGGAGGTCGACGCCGACCACTACCTCCCGATCGACCCCGACGGCATCCCCGAGGGACCCGCGGCGCCGGTGCGGGGCACCCCGTTCGACCTCACGGCACCGCGCCGGGTGGGGGAGCGGATCGCCCTCCCCCACGAGCAACTACGCCTGGAGGGCGGCTTCGACCACTGCTGGATCCTCCGCGACCCGGACGCGGACCCGGAGCCGGATCAGGACGCCGAACAGGACGCCGGCCCGGAGCCCGGTCCGGACCCTGCCGCCGGCCCCCGGCACCCCGGCTCCCTGCGCCGCGCCGCACGGCTCACCGCCCCCGACGCGGCCCGGACGCTGGAGATATGGACCACCGAACCGGGCATCCAGGTCTACACCGCCAACCAGCTCGACGGCACGTTCACCGATGCCAGGGGCCGCCGCCACGGGCGCCACGGCTCGGTCTGCCTGGAGACCCAGCACCTCCCCGACTCACCCAACCGTCCCGCCCACCCGAGCACCGTGCTGCGCCCGGGCGACACGATGCGCAGCCGTACGGAATGGCGCTTCCCCCACCTCACGGGCGCCCCGGGGAACGCCCGGGCCGATTAA
- a CDS encoding ABC transporter permease, translated as MNETTPAPAAQTPAPRKTPTAGHGGAPRPLAGPEPAPRQRIAELVQRQGVLAVLLTVVVIASFVYPTFASLDNARGVTVQASFLAVVALGMTLVIITGGIDLSVGSVFALGGVLAAWASQWGLLPALLVPLVACGAIGLLNGFLIARAGMAPFIVTLATLLAARGILLALTDEGATTYLVPKGSAFAELGQGSVQGFGYPILIALVLFGAGGLLLQRTSFGQTLFAVGGSGDAATLMGLPVARTKILVYTLSGLLAGLAGALNAARLSSGVTIVGVGMELDAISAVVIGGTLLVGGAGSISGTLWGVLLLAVIQNLINQIGSLNSSYQSVVSGGFLIVVVVAQRYLARSRRTT; from the coding sequence ATGAACGAAACCACCCCCGCCCCCGCGGCCCAGACCCCGGCACCGCGGAAGACACCCACGGCCGGACACGGCGGCGCGCCCCGCCCCCTCGCCGGCCCCGAACCGGCACCCCGGCAGCGCATCGCCGAACTCGTCCAGCGGCAGGGCGTCCTCGCGGTCCTGCTGACCGTCGTCGTCATCGCCTCGTTCGTCTATCCGACGTTCGCCTCCCTGGACAACGCCCGCGGCGTGACGGTGCAGGCGTCCTTCCTCGCCGTCGTCGCACTCGGCATGACGCTGGTCATCATCACCGGCGGCATCGACCTGTCGGTCGGCTCCGTCTTCGCCCTCGGCGGAGTCCTGGCCGCCTGGGCCTCGCAATGGGGCCTCCTGCCCGCACTCCTGGTGCCCCTCGTGGCGTGCGGCGCGATCGGACTGCTCAACGGCTTCCTGATCGCGCGGGCGGGAATGGCACCCTTCATCGTCACCCTCGCCACCCTGCTCGCGGCCCGGGGCATCCTCCTCGCCCTCACCGACGAGGGCGCCACCACGTATCTGGTGCCCAAGGGGTCCGCCTTCGCCGAACTGGGACAGGGCAGCGTCCAGGGCTTCGGGTACCCGATCCTGATCGCCCTGGTGCTGTTCGGGGCGGGCGGCCTGCTGCTCCAGCGCACCTCGTTCGGGCAGACCCTGTTCGCCGTCGGAGGCAGCGGCGACGCCGCCACCCTGATGGGACTCCCCGTCGCCCGTACGAAGATCCTCGTCTACACGCTGAGCGGGCTGCTGGCCGGACTGGCCGGGGCACTCAACGCGGCCAGGCTGTCCTCCGGCGTGACCATCGTCGGCGTGGGCATGGAGCTGGACGCGATCTCCGCCGTCGTCATCGGCGGAACGCTGCTCGTCGGCGGCGCCGGTTCGATCAGCGGCACGCTCTGGGGTGTTCTGCTGCTCGCCGTCATCCAGAACCTCATCAACCAGATCGGCTCGCTCAACTCCTCGTACCAGTCGGTGGTCAGCGGGGGCTTCCTTATCGTTGTCGTCGTGGCCCAGCGCTATCTGGCGCGCAGTCGCAGAACCACCTGA
- a CDS encoding translation factor GTPase family protein — MHTLNLGILAHVDAGKTSLTERLLHAAGVIDEIGSVDDGSTQTDSLDLERQRGITIKSAVVSFVIDDIAVNLIDTPGHPDFIAEVERVLGVLDGAVLVVSAVEGVQAQTRVLMRTLRRLRIPTLIFVNKTDRAGAQYEQTLASIAERLSPDVVAMGSARGLGTRDACGTPFTAADTAFTAALTDLLTAHDDDLLAAYVEDPTAVPYERLRGELAAQTGRALVHPVFFGSAATGAGIADLVAGITGLLPTTAGDAHGPASGTVFKVDRGPAGEKIAYVRMFTGTVRTREVLRFRSADGTQGEGKVSAISVFDRGAQVRGHGVDAGRIARIRGLADIRIGDTIGDAAAGPAVHHFAPPTLETVVVPRRRADRGALHLALGRLAEQDPLIALRHDDIRQEVSVSLYGEVQKEVIQATLADEFGVEVTFRETTTICLERPVGTGAAFEIIDKAPNPFLATVGLRVEPAPPGSGVEFRREVELGSMPYSFMRAVEETVRTTLHQGIHGWQVTDCVVTMTHSGYWPRQSHSHATFDKTMSSTAGDFRHLTPLVLMSALREAGTRVYEPMHRFRIELPYDTFGPLVPVLARLRAVPGTPVVRGSACTLEGDVPAARVHELQQLLPEMTRGEGVLESAFAHHLPVTGTPPERSRTDHDPLHRKEYLLRTLRRVGTGGDGS, encoded by the coding sequence GTGCACACGTTGAATCTGGGAATTCTGGCGCACGTCGACGCCGGTAAGACAAGCCTGACCGAGCGGCTGCTCCACGCCGCCGGAGTCATCGACGAAATCGGCAGCGTCGACGACGGCAGCACACAGACCGATTCGCTCGACCTGGAACGGCAGCGCGGCATCACGATCAAGTCCGCCGTCGTCTCCTTCGTCATCGACGACATCGCGGTCAACCTGATCGACACCCCTGGCCACCCGGACTTCATCGCCGAGGTGGAACGGGTCCTCGGCGTGCTCGACGGCGCCGTGCTGGTGGTCTCCGCCGTGGAGGGCGTCCAGGCGCAGACCCGCGTCCTGATGCGGACGCTGCGCAGGCTGCGCATCCCGACCCTGATCTTCGTCAACAAGACCGACCGGGCCGGAGCACAGTACGAACAGACCCTCGCGAGCATCGCGGAACGGCTCTCCCCGGACGTCGTCGCGATGGGCTCGGCCCGGGGGCTGGGCACCCGCGACGCGTGCGGTACCCCGTTCACGGCGGCCGACACCGCCTTCACCGCCGCGCTGACGGACCTGCTCACCGCCCACGACGACGACCTGCTCGCCGCGTACGTCGAGGATCCGACGGCCGTCCCGTACGAGCGGCTCCGCGGCGAACTGGCCGCGCAGACCGGGCGGGCGCTGGTGCATCCGGTGTTCTTCGGCTCCGCCGCCACGGGCGCGGGCATCGCCGACCTGGTCGCCGGAATCACCGGACTGCTGCCCACCACGGCGGGCGACGCCCACGGTCCGGCCTCCGGCACGGTGTTCAAGGTCGACCGGGGCCCGGCGGGGGAGAAGATCGCGTACGTCCGGATGTTCACCGGGACGGTGCGTACCCGCGAAGTGCTCCGGTTCCGCAGCGCGGACGGCACACAGGGCGAGGGCAAGGTCTCCGCGATCAGTGTCTTCGACCGGGGTGCTCAGGTGCGCGGCCATGGTGTCGACGCGGGCCGGATCGCCAGGATCCGGGGGCTCGCGGACATCCGGATCGGTGACACGATCGGCGACGCGGCGGCCGGACCGGCGGTGCACCACTTCGCCCCGCCGACCCTGGAGACGGTCGTCGTCCCCCGCCGCCGGGCGGACCGGGGCGCCCTGCACCTCGCCCTCGGCCGGCTCGCCGAGCAGGACCCGCTGATCGCCCTGCGGCACGACGACATCCGGCAGGAGGTGTCCGTCTCCCTCTACGGCGAGGTGCAGAAGGAGGTCATCCAGGCGACGCTGGCGGACGAGTTCGGCGTCGAGGTCACGTTCCGCGAGACCACGACCATCTGCCTGGAGCGGCCCGTCGGCACGGGCGCCGCCTTCGAGATCATCGACAAGGCCCCCAACCCCTTTCTCGCCACCGTCGGACTCCGGGTCGAACCCGCCCCGCCCGGCAGCGGAGTGGAATTCCGGCGGGAGGTGGAACTCGGCTCCATGCCGTATTCCTTCATGAGGGCGGTGGAGGAAACCGTACGGACCACACTGCATCAGGGAATCCACGGCTGGCAGGTCACCGACTGCGTGGTAACGATGACGCATTCGGGATACTGGCCCAGACAGAGCCATTCCCACGCGACCTTCGACAAGACGATGTCGAGCACCGCCGGTGACTTCCGCCATCTGACGCCGCTGGTACTGATGAGCGCCCTGCGAGAGGCCGGAACCAGGGTGTACGAGCCGATGCACCGCTTCCGGATCGAGCTGCCGTACGACACCTTCGGACCGCTGGTGCCGGTGCTCGCCCGGCTGCGCGCCGTGCCGGGGACACCCGTGGTGCGGGGCTCGGCCTGCACGCTGGAGGGAGATGTCCCGGCCGCCCGTGTACATGAACTCCAGCAGCTGCTGCCGGAGATGACGCGGGGGGAGGGCGTCCTGGAGTCCGCCTTCGCGCACCACCTGCCGGTCACCGGAACGCCCCCGGAGCGCTCGCGCACGGACCACGATCCGCTGCACCGCAAGGAGTATCTGCTGCGCACCCTGCGCCGGGTCGGCACGGGCGGCGACGGCAGCTGA